The proteins below are encoded in one region of Pseudomonas entomophila L48:
- the fadA gene encoding acetyl-CoA C-acyltransferase FadA — MSLNPRDVVIVDFGRTPMGRSKGGMHRNTRAEDMSAHLISKLLERNDKIDPKEVEDVIWGCVNQTMEQGWNIARMASLMTPIPHTSAAQTVSRLCGSSMSALHTAAQAIMTGNGDVFVIGGVEHMGHVSMMHGVDPNPHLSLHAAKASGMMGLTAEMLGKMHGITREQQDLFGVRSHQLAHKATVEGKFKDEIIPMQGYDENGFLKVFDFDETIRPETTLEGLASLKPAFNPKGGTVTAGTSSQITDGASCMIVMSGQRAMDLGIQPLAVIRSMAVAGVDPAIMGYGPVPSTQKALKRAGLTMADIDFIELNEAFAAQALPVLKDLKVLDKMDEKVNLHGGAIALGHPFGCSGARISGTLLNVMKQNGGTLGVATMCVGLGQGITTVFERV, encoded by the coding sequence ATGAGCCTGAATCCAAGAGACGTGGTGATTGTCGACTTCGGTCGCACGCCGATGGGCCGCTCCAAGGGTGGCATGCACCGCAACACCCGCGCCGAAGACATGTCCGCGCACCTGATCAGCAAGCTGCTGGAGCGCAACGACAAGATCGACCCGAAAGAGGTCGAGGACGTGATCTGGGGCTGCGTCAACCAGACCATGGAGCAGGGTTGGAACATCGCCCGCATGGCGTCGTTGATGACCCCGATCCCGCACACCTCCGCCGCGCAGACCGTCAGCCGCCTGTGCGGCTCGTCGATGAGCGCGCTGCACACCGCTGCCCAGGCGATCATGACCGGCAACGGCGATGTGTTCGTCATCGGTGGTGTCGAGCACATGGGCCACGTCAGCATGATGCACGGCGTCGACCCCAACCCGCACCTGTCCTTGCACGCTGCCAAGGCCTCCGGGATGATGGGCCTCACCGCCGAGATGCTTGGCAAGATGCATGGCATCACCCGTGAGCAGCAGGATCTGTTCGGTGTGCGTTCGCACCAGCTCGCCCACAAGGCGACGGTCGAAGGCAAGTTCAAGGACGAGATCATCCCGATGCAGGGCTATGACGAGAACGGCTTCCTGAAGGTCTTCGACTTCGACGAAACCATTCGCCCGGAAACCACCCTCGAAGGCCTGGCGTCGCTCAAGCCTGCGTTCAACCCGAAAGGCGGCACCGTGACGGCGGGTACTTCCTCGCAGATCACCGACGGCGCTTCGTGCATGATCGTCATGTCCGGCCAGCGCGCCATGGACCTGGGTATCCAGCCGCTGGCGGTCATCCGCTCGATGGCGGTCGCGGGTGTCGACCCGGCGATCATGGGCTACGGCCCGGTGCCATCGACGCAGAAAGCCCTCAAGCGCGCCGGCCTGACCATGGCCGACATCGACTTCATCGAGCTCAACGAAGCCTTCGCCGCACAGGCCCTGCCCGTGCTGAAAGATCTGAAAGTGCTCGACAAGATGGATGAGAAGGTTAACCTGCACGGCGGCGCCATCGCCCTGGGCCACCCGTTCGGTTGCTCCGGTGCGCGGATTTCCGGCACCCTGCTCAACGTCATGAAGCAGAATGGCGGCACGCTCGGCGTGGCCACCATGTGCGTCGGCCTGGGCCAAGGCATCACCACTGTCTTCGAACGCGTCTGA
- the topA gene encoding type I DNA topoisomerase, translated as MGKSLVIVESPAKAKTINKYLGNQYVVKSSIGHIRDLPTSGSASASKEPAAKRGKTAGEAPALSPKEKARRQLVARMGVDPEAGWKAKYEILPGKEKVIDELRRLAKDADTIYLATDLDREGEAIAWHLREAIGGDDSRYKRVVFNEITKKAIQEAFSQPGDLDIDRVNAQQARRFLDRVVGYMVSPLLWAKIARGLSAGRVQSVAVKLVVEREREIRAFNPEEYWEVHADLGTAKNAKVRFEVAREKGEAFKPLNEAQAMAALEKLKASSYSVVKREDRPTSSKPSAPFITSTLQQAASNRLGFGVKKTMMMAQRLYEAGYITYMRTDSTNLSTDAVEMARSYIENEFGKQYLPDAPVVYGSKEGAQEAHEAIRPSDVNTHPTKLSGMERDAERLYELIWRQFLACQMPPAQYLSTSVTVAAGDFELRAKGRILKFDGYTRVLPQQSKPGEDDVLPEMAQGEALKLIQLDPSQHFTKPPARFTEASLVKEMEKRGIGRPSTYAAIISTIQDRGYVTLHNRRFYSEKMGDIVTERLSESFANLMDYGFTAGMEENLDDVAQGERDWKNVLDEFYGDFSKKLLTAESAENGMRANQPTLTNIACKECGRPMMIRTASTGVFLGCSGYSLPPKERCKATVNLVPGDEIAADDEGESESLVLRGKHRCPICATAMDAYLLDEKRKLHICGNNPDCAGYEIEEGSYRIKGYEGPSLECDKCGSEMQLKTGRFGKFFGCTNATCKNTRKLLKSGEAAPPKMDKVDMPELKCEKVDDTYVLRDGASGLFLAASQFPKNRETRAPLVLEIVPHKHEIDPKYHFLCDAPQKDPDGRPAVIRYSRKTKEQYVQSEVDGKPTGWKAFFDGKAWKVEDKR; from the coding sequence ATGGGCAAATCGCTGGTCATTGTGGAATCCCCGGCCAAGGCCAAGACCATCAACAAGTACCTGGGCAACCAGTACGTGGTGAAGTCGAGTATCGGCCATATCCGCGACCTCCCCACCAGCGGTTCTGCCAGCGCGAGCAAGGAACCGGCGGCCAAGCGCGGTAAGACCGCGGGTGAGGCGCCGGCCCTGTCGCCCAAGGAGAAGGCCCGTCGTCAGCTGGTGGCGCGCATGGGCGTCGACCCGGAGGCTGGCTGGAAAGCCAAGTACGAAATCCTTCCCGGCAAGGAGAAGGTGATCGACGAGTTGCGCCGCCTAGCCAAGGATGCCGACACCATCTATCTCGCAACCGACTTGGATCGCGAAGGGGAAGCCATTGCCTGGCACCTGCGCGAAGCCATCGGTGGTGACGACAGCCGCTACAAGCGCGTGGTGTTCAACGAAATCACCAAGAAGGCCATCCAGGAGGCCTTCTCCCAGCCGGGTGACCTCGATATCGACCGGGTCAATGCCCAGCAGGCGCGTCGTTTCCTCGACCGCGTGGTCGGCTACATGGTTTCACCGCTGCTGTGGGCCAAGATCGCCCGTGGCCTGTCCGCAGGCCGCGTGCAGTCGGTGGCGGTGAAGCTGGTGGTCGAGCGTGAGCGTGAGATCCGCGCGTTCAACCCGGAAGAATACTGGGAAGTGCACGCCGACCTGGGCACCGCCAAGAATGCCAAGGTGCGTTTCGAAGTGGCGCGCGAGAAGGGTGAAGCCTTCAAGCCGCTCAATGAAGCCCAGGCCATGGCGGCGCTGGAGAAGCTCAAGGCGTCTAGCTACAGCGTGGTCAAGCGCGAAGACCGTCCGACCAGCAGCAAGCCGTCGGCGCCGTTCATCACCTCGACGCTGCAGCAGGCCGCGAGCAACCGCTTGGGCTTCGGTGTGAAGAAGACCATGATGATGGCCCAGCGTCTCTATGAGGCGGGCTACATCACCTACATGCGTACCGACTCGACCAACCTGTCGACCGACGCGGTGGAGATGGCGCGCAGCTATATCGAGAACGAGTTCGGCAAGCAGTACCTGCCGGACGCGCCCGTGGTGTACGGCAGCAAGGAGGGCGCCCAGGAGGCGCACGAGGCGATTCGTCCTTCCGACGTCAACACCCACCCAACCAAGCTCAGCGGCATGGAACGTGATGCCGAGCGCCTGTACGAGCTGATCTGGCGCCAGTTCCTGGCCTGCCAGATGCCGCCAGCGCAGTACCTGTCCACCAGCGTCACCGTGGCGGCCGGCGATTTCGAGCTGCGTGCCAAGGGCCGCATTCTGAAGTTCGACGGTTACACCCGTGTGCTGCCACAGCAAAGCAAACCGGGCGAAGATGATGTGCTGCCGGAAATGGCCCAGGGCGAAGCGCTCAAGCTGATCCAGCTCGACCCCAGCCAGCACTTCACCAAGCCGCCAGCACGCTTCACCGAGGCCAGCCTGGTCAAGGAAATGGAAAAGCGCGGCATCGGCCGCCCGTCGACCTACGCGGCGATCATTTCCACCATCCAGGACCGTGGCTACGTCACGCTGCACAATCGCCGTTTCTACTCCGAGAAGATGGGCGACATCGTTACCGAGCGTCTGTCCGAAAGCTTCGCCAACCTGATGGACTACGGTTTCACCGCCGGCATGGAAGAAAACCTCGACGACGTGGCCCAGGGCGAGCGTGACTGGAAGAACGTCCTCGACGAATTCTACGGCGACTTCAGCAAGAAGCTGCTGACGGCCGAGTCCGCTGAAAACGGCATGCGTGCCAACCAGCCGACCCTGACCAACATCGCGTGCAAGGAGTGCGGGCGGCCAATGATGATCCGCACCGCGTCCACGGGCGTGTTCCTCGGTTGCTCGGGCTACAGCCTGCCGCCGAAGGAGCGCTGCAAGGCGACCGTCAACCTGGTGCCGGGCGATGAGATCGCCGCCGACGACGAGGGTGAGTCCGAGTCGCTGGTACTGCGTGGCAAGCACCGCTGCCCGATCTGCGCGACGGCGATGGACGCCTACCTGCTCGACGAGAAGCGCAAGCTGCATATCTGTGGCAACAACCCGGATTGCGCGGGCTACGAAATCGAAGAGGGTAGCTACCGCATCAAGGGCTATGAAGGGCCGAGCCTGGAGTGCGACAAATGCGGCAGCGAGATGCAGCTCAAGACCGGCCGTTTCGGCAAGTTCTTCGGCTGCACCAACGCGACCTGCAAGAACACTCGCAAGTTGCTCAAGAGCGGCGAGGCGGCGCCACCGAAGATGGACAAGGTGGACATGCCGGAGCTCAAGTGCGAGAAAGTCGACGACACCTACGTGCTGCGTGATGGCGCCTCGGGTCTGTTCCTGGCTGCCAGCCAGTTCCCGAAGAACCGCGAGACCCGTGCGCCATTGGTGCTGGAGATTGTGCCGCACAAGCACGAGATCGATCCGAAGTACCACTTCCTCTGCGACGCGCCGCAGAAGGACCCTGATGGCCGTCCAGCGGTGATTCGCTACAGCCGCAAGACCAAGGAGCAGTACGTGCAGTCCGAAGTCGACGGCAAGCCGACCGGCTGGAAGGCGTTCTTCGATGGCAAGGCGTGGAAGGTCGAAGACAAGCGTTGA
- the sulA gene encoding SOS-induced cell division inhibitor SulA: MQPSIQAPLQAQLPLFEAFLAQPALPGFKANEQPRKGNQPELFSELALRGAPGHCQSLLAPVLRELSEEDETRWLTLIAPPGNLTQTWLREAGLNRERILLLQPGGNQTALQLACEALRLGRSHTVVSWLGAVNNSTRQQLLRAAAIGNAQSLNIRLG; encoded by the coding sequence ATGCAGCCATCCATCCAAGCTCCCCTGCAAGCCCAATTGCCGCTGTTCGAGGCGTTTCTCGCCCAGCCGGCACTACCCGGCTTCAAGGCCAACGAACAGCCACGCAAAGGCAACCAGCCCGAGCTGTTCAGCGAACTGGCGCTGCGTGGCGCTCCCGGGCATTGCCAGAGCCTGCTGGCCCCGGTCCTGCGCGAACTCAGCGAAGAAGACGAAACTCGCTGGCTCACCCTTATCGCACCACCTGGCAACCTTACTCAAACCTGGCTGCGCGAGGCTGGCCTGAACCGTGAGCGAATCTTGCTGTTGCAGCCAGGCGGCAACCAGACCGCCCTGCAACTCGCCTGCGAAGCACTGCGCCTGGGCCGTAGCCACACGGTTGTCAGCTGGCTTGGGGCGGTCAATAACAGCACGCGCCAACAGCTGCTGCGCGCCGCGGCGATCGGAAACGCACAAAGCCTGAACATCCGCCTCGGCTGA
- a CDS encoding TetR/AcrR family transcriptional regulator encodes MAQSETVERILDAAEQLFAERGFAETSLRLITSKAGVNLAAVNYHFGSKKALIQAVFSRFLGPFCASLERELDRRQAQQKASLEELLEMLVEQALAVQPRSNNDLSIFMRLLGLAFSQSQGHLRRYLEDMYGKVFRRYMLLVNEAAPRIPPLELFWRVHFMLGAAAFSMSGIKALRAIAETDFGINTSIEQVMRLMVPFLAAGMRAETGVTDEAMATAQLRPRSKSSAPAKA; translated from the coding sequence ATGGCCCAGTCGGAAACCGTCGAACGTATCCTCGATGCGGCGGAGCAGCTGTTCGCGGAGCGCGGGTTCGCGGAAACCTCGTTGCGGCTGATCACCAGCAAGGCCGGGGTCAACCTGGCGGCGGTGAACTATCACTTTGGCTCGAAGAAGGCCCTGATCCAGGCGGTCTTCTCACGTTTTCTCGGTCCTTTCTGCGCCAGCCTCGAGCGTGAGCTGGATCGCCGCCAGGCACAGCAGAAGGCCTCGCTCGAAGAGCTGCTGGAAATGCTGGTCGAGCAGGCGCTCGCCGTCCAGCCGCGCAGCAACAACGACCTGTCCATCTTCATGCGCCTGCTGGGGCTGGCGTTCAGTCAGAGCCAGGGCCACCTGCGACGCTACCTGGAAGATATGTACGGCAAGGTGTTCCGCCGCTACATGCTGCTGGTCAACGAAGCCGCCCCGCGTATCCCGCCGCTGGAGCTTTTCTGGCGCGTGCATTTCATGCTGGGTGCCGCGGCGTTCAGCATGTCCGGGATCAAGGCCCTGCGTGCCATCGCCGAGACCGATTTCGGCATCAACACCTCGATCGAACAGGTGATGCGCCTGATGGTACCGTTCCTCGCCGCTGGCATGCGCGCCGAAACGGGGGTCACCGACGAAGCCATGGCCACCGCGCAACTGCGGCCGCGCAGCAAGAGCAGCGCGCCGGCCAAAGCCTGA
- the fadB gene encoding fatty acid oxidation complex subunit alpha FadB, which yields MIYEGKAITVKALESGIVELKFDLKGESVNKFNRLTLNELRQAVDAIKADASVKGVIVSSGKDVFIVGADITEFVDNFKLPEAELVAGNLEANRIFSDFEDLEVPTVAAINGIALGGGLEMCLAADYRIMSSSAKIGLPEVKLGIYPGFGGTVRLPRLIGSDNAIEWIAAGKENRAEDALKVGAVDAVVAPELLQAGALDLIKRAISGELDHKAKRQPKLEKLKLNAIEQMMAFETAKGFVAGQAGPNYPAPVEAIKTIQKAANFGRDKALEVEAAGFAKLARTSVAESLIGLFLNDQELKRKAKAHDEIAHDVKQAAVLGAGIMGGGIAYQSAVKGTPILMKDIREEAIQLGLNEASKLLGKRVEKGRLTPAKMAEALNAIRPTLSYGDFGNVDIVVEAVVENPKVKQAVLAEVEGQVKEDAILASNTSTISINLLAKALKRPENFVGMHFFNPVHMMPLVEVIRGEKSSEVAVATTVAYAKKMGKNPIVVNDCPGFLVNRVLFPYFGGFAKLVSAGVDFVRIDKVMEKFGWPMGPAYLMDVVGIDTGHHGRDVMAEGFPDRMKDDRRSAVDALYEANRLGQKNGKGFYAYETDKRGKPKKVADASVLDVLKPVIFEQREVSDEDIINWMMVPLCLETVRCLEDGIVETAAEADMGLVYGIGFPPFRGGALRYIDSIGVAEFVALADKYADLGPLYHATAKLREMAKNGQRFFN from the coding sequence ATGATTTACGAAGGTAAAGCCATCACGGTTAAGGCTCTTGAAAGCGGCATCGTCGAATTGAAGTTCGACCTCAAGGGTGAGTCCGTCAACAAGTTCAACCGCCTTACCCTGAACGAGCTGCGTCAGGCAGTGGACGCCATCAAGGCCGACGCTTCGGTCAAGGGCGTGATCGTCAGCAGCGGCAAGGACGTGTTCATCGTCGGCGCCGACATCACCGAGTTCGTCGACAACTTCAAGCTGCCCGAGGCCGAACTGGTCGCCGGCAACCTGGAAGCCAACCGCATTTTCAGCGACTTCGAGGACCTCGAAGTACCGACCGTCGCCGCCATCAATGGCATCGCCCTGGGCGGTGGCCTGGAGATGTGCCTGGCGGCCGACTACCGGATCATGTCCAGCAGCGCCAAGATCGGCCTGCCGGAAGTCAAGCTGGGTATCTACCCAGGCTTCGGCGGCACCGTGCGTCTGCCGCGCCTGATCGGCTCGGACAACGCCATCGAGTGGATCGCCGCCGGTAAAGAGAACCGTGCCGAAGATGCGCTGAAAGTCGGCGCCGTCGACGCGGTGGTCGCCCCTGAACTGCTGCAGGCCGGCGCCCTGGACCTGATCAAGCGCGCCATCAGTGGCGAGCTGGACCACAAGGCCAAGCGCCAGCCCAAGCTCGAGAAGCTCAAGCTCAACGCCATCGAGCAGATGATGGCCTTCGAGACCGCCAAGGGCTTCGTTGCCGGCCAGGCCGGCCCGAACTACCCGGCACCGGTCGAAGCCATCAAGACCATCCAGAAAGCCGCCAACTTCGGCCGTGACAAGGCCCTGGAAGTCGAAGCCGCCGGCTTCGCCAAGCTGGCCCGTACTTCGGTCGCTGAAAGCCTGATCGGCCTGTTCCTGAACGACCAGGAGCTCAAGCGCAAGGCCAAGGCTCATGACGAGATCGCCCACGACGTGAAGCAGGCCGCCGTGCTCGGCGCCGGTATCATGGGTGGCGGTATCGCCTACCAGTCGGCGGTCAAGGGCACTCCGATCCTGATGAAGGATATCCGCGAGGAAGCTATCCAGCTGGGCTTGAACGAAGCCTCCAAGCTGCTCGGCAAGCGCGTCGAGAAAGGTCGCCTGACCCCGGCGAAGATGGCCGAGGCGCTCAACGCCATTCGCCCGACCCTGTCCTACGGTGATTTCGGCAATGTCGACATCGTCGTCGAAGCCGTGGTCGAAAACCCGAAGGTCAAGCAGGCCGTGCTGGCGGAAGTGGAAGGGCAGGTGAAGGAAGACGCGATCCTCGCCTCCAACACCTCGACCATCTCCATCAACCTACTGGCCAAGGCGCTCAAGCGCCCGGAAAACTTCGTCGGCATGCACTTCTTCAACCCGGTGCACATGATGCCGCTGGTCGAAGTCATCCGTGGCGAGAAGTCCAGTGAAGTAGCGGTCGCCACCACCGTGGCCTACGCCAAGAAAATGGGCAAGAACCCGATCGTGGTCAACGACTGCCCGGGCTTCCTGGTCAACCGCGTGCTGTTCCCGTACTTCGGCGGTTTCGCCAAGCTGGTCAGTGCCGGTGTCGACTTCGTGCGCATCGACAAGGTCATGGAAAAGTTCGGCTGGCCGATGGGCCCGGCCTACCTGATGGACGTGGTCGGCATCGACACCGGCCACCATGGCCGCGACGTGATGGCCGAAGGCTTCCCGGACCGCATGAAGGATGATCGCCGCTCCGCCGTCGATGCCCTGTACGAGGCCAACCGCCTGGGCCAGAAGAACGGCAAGGGCTTCTACGCCTACGAAACCGACAAGCGTGGCAAACCGAAGAAAGTCGCCGACGCCAGCGTGCTCGACGTGCTCAAGCCGGTCATCTTCGAACAGCGTGAAGTCAGCGACGAAGACATCATCAACTGGATGATGGTGCCGCTGTGCCTGGAAACCGTGCGCTGCCTGGAAGACGGCATCGTCGAAACCGCTGCCGAAGCCGACATGGGCCTGGTCTACGGCATCGGTTTCCCTCCCTTCCGCGGTGGCGCGCTGCGCTACATCGATTCGATCGGGGTCGCCGAGTTCGTCGCACTGGCCGACAAGTACGCCGACCTGGGGCCGCTGTACCACGCCACGGCGAAGCTGCGCGAAATGGCCAAGAACGGCCAGCGCTTCTTCAACTGA
- the nagZ gene encoding beta-N-acetylhexosaminidase, which yields MQGSLMVDIAGKWLTAEDRHLLRQPEVAGLIIFARNIDSPRQVRELCASIRAIRPDLILAVDQEGGRVQRLRQGFVRLPAMRAIADNANAEYLAEQCGWLMATEVLAVGLDLSFAPVLDLDHQRSAVVGSRAFEGDPERATQLAGAFIRGMNAAGMAACGKHFPGHGWAEADSHVAIPVDERSLEQLRAADLVPFTRLGGQLAAVMPAHVIYPQVDNQPAGFSRRWLQEILRGELGFEGVIFSDDLSMAGAHVVGDAASRIEAALSAGCDMGLVCNDRAAAELALSAAQRMKVKPSPRIARMRGQGFARTDYRQQPRWLEALGALKEAQLID from the coding sequence CTGCAAGGCTCCCTGATGGTGGACATCGCCGGTAAATGGCTGACTGCCGAAGACCGGCATCTGTTGCGCCAGCCCGAAGTGGCCGGCCTGATCATATTTGCCCGCAACATCGACAGCCCGCGCCAGGTGCGCGAGCTGTGCGCGTCGATCCGCGCCATTCGCCCCGACCTCATCCTCGCCGTCGATCAGGAAGGCGGGCGGGTACAGCGTCTGCGCCAGGGCTTCGTGCGCCTGCCGGCCATGCGCGCGATCGCCGACAACGCCAATGCCGAGTACCTGGCCGAGCAATGCGGCTGGCTGATGGCGACCGAGGTGCTGGCGGTCGGCCTGGACCTGAGCTTCGCCCCGGTGCTGGACCTCGACCACCAGCGCAGCGCGGTGGTTGGCAGCCGAGCCTTCGAAGGTGATCCCGAGCGTGCCACGCAACTGGCGGGTGCCTTCATTCGTGGCATGAACGCGGCTGGCATGGCGGCTTGCGGCAAGCATTTCCCGGGGCACGGCTGGGCCGAGGCCGACTCTCATGTCGCCATTCCGGTGGATGAGCGCAGCCTCGAGCAGCTGCGCGCAGCCGACCTGGTGCCGTTCACCCGCCTGGGCGGTCAATTGGCGGCGGTGATGCCGGCTCATGTCATCTATCCGCAGGTAGACAACCAGCCGGCCGGTTTCTCCCGTCGCTGGCTGCAGGAGATCCTTCGCGGCGAGCTGGGCTTCGAAGGGGTGATTTTCAGTGACGACCTGTCCATGGCGGGCGCCCATGTGGTGGGGGATGCCGCCAGCCGCATCGAGGCGGCGTTGAGTGCAGGTTGCGACATGGGGCTGGTGTGCAACGACCGGGCCGCGGCGGAATTGGCGCTGAGCGCGGCGCAGCGGATGAAGGTCAAGCCGTCGCCGCGGATCGCGCGGATGCGCGGGCAGGGCTTCGCCCGTACCGATTACCGCCAGCAGCCGCGCTGGCTGGAGGCGCTGGGGGCGCTGAAGGAAGCGCAACTGATCGATTGA
- a CDS encoding DUF6586 family protein — translation MAQELYTRTNQKLFFAGLALESMAKAEASVAMNAQGLVQAERESTLFHLYGALLGLCHEIAGFYRLPQASAPQAELLLNDETLRSVAIPEMAEMLELARQPETWLARLLATYAELFRPPVVKKMAKTDVTQPLIQAVNLDEIEPVVLSREELEAWRQNLKDLVRRFRDALSEC, via the coding sequence ATGGCCCAGGAACTCTACACCCGCACCAATCAGAAGCTGTTCTTCGCCGGCCTTGCGTTGGAATCCATGGCCAAGGCTGAAGCCAGTGTGGCGATGAATGCTCAAGGCCTGGTCCAGGCTGAGCGTGAATCGACGTTGTTCCACCTGTATGGCGCCTTGCTGGGGTTGTGCCACGAAATCGCCGGCTTCTACCGCCTGCCCCAGGCGTCAGCTCCGCAAGCGGAGCTGCTGCTCAATGACGAAACGCTGCGCAGCGTGGCGATTCCGGAAATGGCCGAGATGCTGGAGCTGGCACGGCAACCGGAAACTTGGCTGGCGCGCCTGCTTGCGACTTATGCCGAATTGTTTCGACCACCGGTCGTGAAGAAAATGGCCAAGACGGATGTCACCCAGCCGCTGATCCAGGCCGTCAATCTCGACGAAATCGAGCCCGTCGTGCTTTCCCGCGAGGAGCTGGAAGCCTGGCGGCAGAACCTGAAAGACCTGGTGAGACGATTCCGCGACGCGCTGAGTGAGTGCTGA
- the lexA gene encoding transcriptional repressor LexA yields the protein MLKLTPRQAEILAFIKRCLEDNGFPPTRAEIAQELGFKSPNAAEEHLKALARKGAIEMTPGASRGIRIPGVEAKVEDNGLPIIGRVAAGAPILAEQHIEESCNINPAFFHPRADYLLRVHGMSMKDIGIFDGDLLAVHTTREARNGQVVVARIGDEVTVKRFKREGSKVWLIAENPEFAPIEVDLKEQELVIEGLSVGVLRR from the coding sequence ATGCTGAAACTGACGCCACGCCAAGCCGAGATTCTGGCTTTCATCAAACGCTGCCTCGAAGACAACGGCTTTCCCCCGACCCGCGCGGAGATCGCCCAGGAGCTGGGCTTCAAGTCGCCCAACGCCGCCGAGGAACACCTCAAGGCCCTGGCACGCAAGGGTGCCATCGAGATGACCCCTGGCGCCTCGCGCGGCATCCGCATTCCTGGCGTCGAGGCAAAGGTCGAGGACAACGGCCTCCCCATCATTGGCCGGGTCGCCGCCGGCGCACCGATCCTCGCCGAACAACACATCGAGGAATCCTGCAACATCAACCCGGCCTTTTTCCATCCGCGCGCCGACTATCTTCTGCGCGTGCACGGCATGAGCATGAAGGACATCGGCATCTTCGACGGCGACCTGCTGGCCGTGCACACCACCCGCGAAGCCCGCAACGGCCAGGTGGTCGTGGCCCGAATCGGCGACGAAGTCACCGTCAAGCGCTTCAAGCGCGAAGGCAGCAAGGTCTGGCTGATTGCCGAAAACCCCGAATTCGCCCCCATCGAAGTCGACCTGAAGGAACAGGAGCTGGTGATCGAGGGCTTGAGCGTCGGCGTTCTGCGCCGCTGA
- a CDS encoding DUF1653 domain-containing protein: protein MQIQPGVYRHYKGPEYRVFGAARHSETEEWVVFYQALYGEFGLWVRPLSMFLESVEVDGEQVPRFALVKAEEGLSGLLAQAGE from the coding sequence ATGCAGATACAACCCGGTGTGTACCGGCACTACAAAGGGCCCGAGTATCGTGTGTTCGGCGCCGCGCGCCACTCCGAAACCGAAGAGTGGGTGGTGTTCTACCAGGCCCTGTACGGTGAGTTCGGGCTCTGGGTTCGCCCCCTTTCGATGTTCCTCGAGTCGGTCGAGGTTGACGGCGAGCAGGTGCCACGCTTTGCTTTGGTCAAGGCCGAAGAAGGGTTGTCCGGGCTGTTGGCGCAGGCAGGCGAGTAA
- a CDS encoding universal stress protein, whose amino-acid sequence MSYEHLLVAVDLTEECDPVIKRAKAIALASGAKVSLVHIVEPMAMAFGGDVPMDLSQLQQQQFDQAKERMDRLFNKYPDINRGDSHLVYGQPRQEIHQLAKDQNCDLIVVGSHGRHGLALLLGSTANDVLHGAPCDVLAVRLLKKE is encoded by the coding sequence ATGTCCTACGAACACCTTCTGGTCGCCGTCGACCTGACCGAAGAATGCGACCCGGTGATCAAGCGCGCCAAGGCCATTGCCCTGGCCAGCGGCGCCAAGGTCTCGCTGGTGCACATCGTCGAACCCATGGCCATGGCCTTTGGTGGCGACGTTCCTATGGACCTCTCGCAACTGCAACAGCAGCAGTTCGACCAGGCCAAGGAGCGCATGGACCGCCTGTTCAACAAGTACCCGGATATCAACCGTGGCGATTCGCACCTGGTCTACGGCCAGCCGCGCCAGGAAATCCATCAACTGGCCAAGGATCAGAACTGCGACCTGATCGTGGTCGGCAGCCATGGCCGCCATGGCCTGGCGCTGTTGCTGGGCTCGACCGCCAATGACGTGCTGCATGGCGCGCCCTGCGATGTATTGGCGGTACGCCTGCTGAAGAAAGAATAA
- a CDS encoding L,D-transpeptidase: MLDLDFLHISLADQLLYGFAHGALRVRLPISSARSGAGELNGSGCTPRGLHRVRAKIGAGLPQGAVLCGRRWTGEVWSAALHAQYPGRDWILSRILWLSGCEPGINCLGEVDTFRRYIYLHGTPDTEPMGIALSHGCVRLRNADLLDLFDRVPAGCRVRIDEAACPQWAFLDLQ; the protein is encoded by the coding sequence ATGCTCGACCTCGATTTCCTGCACATATCCCTCGCCGATCAGCTTCTCTATGGCTTTGCCCATGGCGCGTTGCGGGTGCGCCTGCCGATCTCCTCGGCGCGCAGTGGCGCGGGCGAGCTGAACGGTTCTGGTTGTACGCCGCGTGGTCTGCACCGGGTGCGGGCGAAGATTGGCGCGGGCCTGCCGCAGGGCGCGGTCCTGTGTGGCCGGCGCTGGACTGGTGAGGTCTGGTCGGCGGCCCTGCATGCGCAGTATCCGGGCCGTGACTGGATCCTCAGTCGCATCCTCTGGCTCAGCGGCTGCGAGCCGGGTATCAACTGCCTCGGTGAAGTCGATACGTTCCGCCGCTACATATACCTGCATGGCACACCCGACACTGAACCTATGGGCATTGCGCTGTCCCATGGCTGTGTGCGCCTGCGCAATGCCGACCTGCTTGACCTGTTCGATCGCGTGCCGGCCGGTTGCCGGGTGCGGATCGACGAGGCTGCTTGCCCTCAATGGGCTTTCCTGGATCTTCAATGA